TTTGCTTATTTCAATGTTTTTGAGCTAGTATCTCATGCAGTTAAGCAGAGAGAAAATCCAATAAATAGTCCTCTCCTACTTGACCCAGAAGTGGGCAATAGCACCAGGGTCACAGTGGGGAGTCTTCACTCTACCCACTCCAAATATGGATAGGATGCTCTAAGTTGGAAAAGTGAAATATAAACTTGGAGAAACAAGAGGAGGTGGAAACTGAGAACAGGCACCAAGGAGAAGAGAAATGGGGGAATTGGTATATAGTTTAGATGGGAGGTGAGTATCAGGAACTTAACAAATGACAACTAAAAAGTTGAAAGTGTATCATGTGTTTAAACTCTTTAGAAACAGAGCAGGAGTAAGGGTTtgaagggagagaaaaacaagATAGGATCGTTTGGGCAGTTCAATTAGAGCAACGAGGAAGCAAGATACTAAGCAGAAAGGGCTCTCTTAGCGGAGTTTTCTAAAGGTAGTTAAGACAACAGCAATCATTCTTAAAACACAGGGGTCAGTATTCTGTGTTATCCTTATCCCCCTTCAAAGATAAATACAGACACTGGTTTTTGTAGAAATCAGTCATGCATTGGGGTCACTAGAATCAGTCTGATGAGATATAAGTGGAATAATAAGGTAAGAGGAGAGAACTTAGAAGAGGGAGTCTACGGGCCCGGTGAGACCTAGTTCTAGATGCAATTCCCCGTGGAGGGAGGGTGTGTGAGAAGGGAGAAGGCCAGAGTCTAGAGAAACTGTTCAGTTATCCGGGCCACGGTCGGGAGTGTCAGGGTAGCGGGAGCAGGCACTGGGGGTGATCCCAAGGAACCCCCAAGTCACGGTGGTGGAGGCTACGCTGGGGTCCCAAGGAGAGGCTACATCATCGGGTGCTGTCACCCGTGATCAGGGCACGTCCCCGGCCCAAGCTCTCGTACCCTCCAAGGTGACGGTGTCCAGCTCTCGCTGGGAGTGCTCAGCCGCCGCAGCCGCCGTCTTGCCAGCGGTCTCCCCGGTTGATCCGCCACCTGCCGCCGCCTCCTCTTTCATCTCCACATCCTGGGGGGCCGGGGGCGGCGGTGGTTCTTGTTCCCCTCCGCCGGGCGGCGGCTTCGCCTTGTCCGCGCCGCGGCGCCGCGCCGAGCCCTCCTGCTTCATGGCGCCCGGGGTCGCGGCCTAGTCCGGGGACCGAGGCCGGGGCCTCGCGTAAACCCTCGCACCGGAGACCAGGAACCGAGCCGGGCCTGCACACGAGCGCGGGCTCGCGTCGGGCCGCACGATGACGGAGCAGCTGCAAACCCCTTCCCGGCGCTGGGCCTTCTGGGAAACTACAGGCCGGACTGGTCGATGGCCGAGTCATCAAAGGGGGAAAAAGTCAACCACCGAGACGCATGATGGAGGCGGATCTCCACGGAAGGAGCGGGGAGGAGCTTCTTTGCGTCTGTAAGGCTTGTTTTGGCGTGCTCCACTGTGTTGATTTTCTTGCTTGCTTCTCTCGAGTGCACTTCCGTGAATGTCCACGAGAGGTCCACAAGCGGTCACCTCAGGCTCCAACTGGGTTACTGCGGAGCACCCCACCCCGCGAGGAGTGAGTAGGACCTACCGGAATGCAGGGCGTTTTGACGCCATCAGTTGCTGGGCGGGTTTCATGCTTAAACTCGCTCAGTTTGCCCCCGGCAGGATTCACTTTCGAGATCCACGAGGCTGGTCCTCAACCGTAGCCCGGTTAATCGGGCACgagagaagaaaataatctgAGGAGGGTTGTGGAGctaggctgttgttcagtcgctcggtcgtgtccgattctttgcgaccgcatgaactgcagcaagccaggcttccctgttaatCGCTGTCTACTGGAGTTTGCCTGGCGTactgctatccatggggtcgaaaaaagactcggacacgactgagcaactgagcaacaacaaatgttcattgagtcggtgatgacacccaaacatcttatcctctgtcgcttCCTTATcgtgccctcagtctttcccagcatcagggtcttttcgtgTTATTCGGCTcctggcatcaggtggccaaagtattggcgcttcagcttcagcatcagcccttccaatgaatattcagggttgatttcctttagaattgactggtttgatttccttgctgtacaagggactctcaagagtctcctccaggaCCACAATTGGAAAGTATCAGCTCTGTTGGATTTGAAATAAAACCGAACTGGAGACGACAGAAAACCCTATGGGATTCAGACTTTGTCcgagtttgaaaaataaaagtgaaagtcactggattggtagccttccccttctccagaggatcttcccaacccagggatcgaacccatgtctcccgcattgcaggcggattctttaccagctgagccacaaggcaagtgCATCTGTGTTTAGCTAGGGctgaaaataaagcataaaatccGCAGCGGAGGAATGCGGATGGGGAGAgtgtctatcagttcagtcgctcagtcgtttccgactccttgcgacagcatggactacagcacaccaggcctccctgtccatcaccaactcccggaatttactcaaactcatgtccattgagttggtgatgtcatccaaccatctcatcctctgtcgcgtccccttctcccgcttcaatctttcccaacattagggtcttttcaaatgagtcgctTCGTCACATCAggggccaaagcattggagtttccaatgaatatacaggactgatttgctttaggatggactggttggatctccttgcagtccaagggactctcaagagtcttctccaacaccacagttcaaaagcatcaattcttccgctctcagctttctttatagtccaactcccacattcatacatgactactggaaaaaccatagctttgactagacagacctttgctggcaaagtaatgtctctgatttttaatatgctgtccaggttggtcataacttttcttccaaggagcaagcgtcttttaatttcatggctgcagtcaccatctgcagtgattttggagccccccaaaataaagtctctcattgtttccattgattccccatctatttgccattaagtgatgggaccagatgccatgatcttagttttctgaatgtttagttttaagccaactttttcactctcctctttcacttttatcaagaggctctttagttcttcttcattttctgccataagggtggtgtcatctgcatatctgaggttattgatatttctcccggcaatcttgattccagcttgtgcttcctccagcccagcgtttctcatggtatactctgcatataaattaaataagcagggtgacaatatacagccttgacatactcctttcccgatttagaaccagtctgttgttccatgtccagttttaactgttgcgtcttgacctgcatataggtttctcaggaggcaggtcacatggtctggtattcccatctctttaagaattttccacagtttgttgtgatccacacagtcaaaggctttggtgtagtcaataaaacagaggaagatgtttttctggacctctcttgattttttgatgatccaacggatgttggcaatttgatctctggttcctctaccttttctaaatccagcttgaccatctggaaatTCAAGGtacacctactgttgaagcctggcttggagaattttgagcattactttgttagcgtgtgagatgagtgcaattgtgtggtagtttgagcattctttggcattgcttttctttgggattagaatagaaactgaccttttccagtcctgtggccactggtgagttttccaatttttccggcatattgaatgcagcactttcacagcatcatcttttaggatttgaactagctcaactggaattccatcacctccactagctttgtttgtagtgatgcttcctaagccccacttgacttcacattccaggatgtctggctcgacAAGagtggtgagtgatcacaccatcgtgattatctgggtcgtgaagatctcttttgtatagttcttctgtgtattcttgccacttcttaatatcttctgcttctgttaggtccataccatttctgtcctttaatgtgcacatctttgcatgaagtgttcccttggtatctctaattttcttgaagagaagtctagtctttcccattctattgttttcctctatttctttgcattgatcactgaggaaggctttcttatctctccttgttattttttggaactctgcattcaaatgggtatatctttccttttctcctttgccttttgctcctcttcttttcacagctatttgtaaggtctcctcagacaaccattttgcctttctgcatttctttttcttggggatggccttggtcactgcctcctgtacaatgtcatgaacatccatccatagttctttaggcactctgcctatcagatctaatcccttgaatctatttctcacttctactgtataattttaagggatttgatttaggtcatacctgagtggtctagtggttttccctactttttaaaatttaagtctgaatttggcaataaggagttcatgatctgagccacagtcagctcccagtcttgtttttgctgactgtatagagcttctccatctttggctgcaaagaatataatcaatctgattttggtattgaccatctgatgacgtccatgtgtagagtcttctcttgtgttgttggaagagggtgtttgctatgaccagtttgttctcttggcaaaactctgttagcctttgccctgcttcattctgtactccaaggccaaatttgcctgttactccaggtatttcttgacttcctacttttgcattccattcccctataatggaaaggacatctttttgggtgttagttctagaaggtcttgtaggtcttcatagaactgttcaacttcagcttcttcagcattactggtcagggcatagacttggattactgtgatattgaatggtctgccttggaaatgaacagagatcattctgtcatttttgagattgcatccaagtactgcatttcatctCAGACTTTTTTTCGGGGAGAGTGTATTTGGGTGTAATTACTTCAATGTAATAAAATTTAGGATTCTGGTCTCTATGAGACCCAGGGATAGCATATTTAGGGGGCGGGGTGGTAAAAAAAATCAGCTTCAGAATGTGGCATGCTGGAAGCTCTGCTCTGGGCTGTGGTGTATTGTGAGGCTGGAGGAAACAGAGAGGCTTCAGGGGTCCTTTGGGGAGATGATGTGCATCCAGACAGACACTGTAGTGAAATGGGGAACAGAATACTAGTGCGCTTAAGGAGCACCTGAGTCCCCTAGGGAAAAGAAACTGGATCTGAAACCCCGTCCACTCTTTCAAAGGACTCCTCCGGTGATTCTGCAGGAGTATACAGATTCCAACTTCCTaagacacaaaaagcaaaaaactccTCTCCTATCTTGGAACTTTTATCTCTTCTGTAAATGGAAGCTTTGCGTTTAGACCAGGTCAGACCCTGCAAGGCAACCTAGCCCTGCTGTAAGGTCCTAGAGGGCAGAGAATGTTTTGACCATattctcctttatatttttacaaagagAGGATATTCTTTGTATCCCTCCTTTTATACTATTGGAGTGAAGAGCTAGCTCCTTGTACTAAGTAGTGATTTCCTAAATGGAAAATTGTGTTCTCCAGTTTTAGTGAAAAATGATCAATTCTTCCCGAACTGTACCCTTGCGCTCTAGGGCTGGGAGATTGGATAACAGGACTTTTGAATCATCATTGGAGTAAACTCATTAAAAtgtgttcttcttcttctttttttttttttttaatatctatttatttggccatgctgagtcttagttgaagcatgctggatctagttccctgaccagggctgaaaccggggcccccagcattgggagcttggagtgctagccattggaccaccagggaagcccctaaagcaTGTTCTTTATAACACCATATCTGTAACTGTAGGTAGATGAGAATGGCAAAGGAAGAATACAGATGGGCTTTGCTGTTCATCTTTATGAGGTTACCTTTCTGGATAGTTAGAATGTTAGCTCACTTCATTATTAAGTTTAcatcacaagggaaaaacaatCAAGTTAGCAGATAACTGCCTAGTATGTCCTTGAGCAAGGCCTTGGAGACGCCCCAGCATGGGGGAGGATGGCTTAACACAAAGTTTTTGGCAGTTGGTCTTGAATTCTTGGTGAGTGAGGGAACCAGCCTGGAGAAGGGTGGCTAAGAAGAAGAGTCTGACTCCTGGGGCCAAAAACCTTGGAGAAATTATTCCACCCATAAAACTATGTTAAAAGAGATCAGTGAAAGATGTTAAAACCCAGCTTtaggcagaggaggctggtataaACCTAGCAGTTTTATGAGACTGAATGTGTATGTTAACCCGTCCACATGCCAATTCTATCCACCTCACTTTCTCCTGCAACCACCctaattgagggcagaagaaggaaaGGTGGAATGAGAagataatattatattttcttttttaaaattttggatcaGTCTTATTCTTGTGTATGCtccgtcctgtctgactctttgcggccccatggactgtaccccaccaggctcctctgcctgtggtattttccaggcaagactactggggtggaatgccatttcctactccaggggatcttcctgacccagggatgaaacccaagtctcttgcatctcctgcattagcaggtggattctttaccactagtaccacctgggaagccacccagtattcttggggtaccatttatttttgacttatctgcattaaaaaaaaatatatatatatataatatataaatatatatatatatatttttttggctgcatggattgtggtatcttagttcccagactgaGGATAAAACCTGGCCCCCTGGCATTGGAAACTTaagagtcctaacaactggagagccagggaatatatgtatatataaatatatatatttatatatatattatatataaatatatatatatatatttctggctGCATGgattgtggtatcttagttccaaGACTGAGGATAAAACCTGGCCCCCTGGCATTGGAAACTTaagagtcctaacaactggagagccagggaattcccctgcaTTTTCTATTCAATAAACTTGGAAGTTGTCTTACTCTTGTGTTTGTACCACATATCTCTAGAtattcaccttttccagtccctcaACCCAAGTCCAGAGAATCTCAAATCTCCTCTTGGAAGACAAATTGCTTTGATGATCTTCTGATTCTAGAGTCTAGAGTCCAAATTCTACACCTTCATAGTTCTCTGAGCATTTTCTAGCTGGTCTGAGGACATCATAATAGTATTCATGTACATATAATCTGTATAGAGTAtgataatgtctttgtttttttctggcaCAAATTAAGAATTTCCTTAGGATAGATTCTTTAAGGAAAAACACCAAAAGACGTTTCACTCaaagtaaaataatgtttttttcatCAATTCCAGTAAAGTTTGATTTTGGGAATCATAAGTGGGAGGGGTTGGGAtaggaaattaattaattaatttgggaTTTGCTGAAATGGTTCATAGTTTTTCAACTTTGAGTGTTTACTCTATTAGAGAATTTAAGCATCTGTGGATGGGCTGTGGAGCAATAGGGATGGGGGatgtacagagttggacaagtGGGAATTGAGTGATCAGCTACAGTTTCCATTATCCTTAGCCTGGTGGTTCTGAAATGCCCTTGGGTGTTCACACAGGGTACAGTGAGGTAGGGAAGGCATTAAGGAAGCAGGAGTTGAGTGGAAAAGGCAAGTTAGGAGGCCTTGGTCAGTAGCTGCAGGAGGGAGAGGCCAGCGTACAGGGCACAGAGGCGGGGGAGGGTGTCTGGGTCCCATGTGTACTGGGGGCCGGATCTCTGCACTTCCAGGCCACTCAGCCCCACTAGGGCCTCTGTGAGGGTCAGTTCCTCTTCCCCAAGGGAGGAAAGCAGCTCAGGTCGCAGAGGGAATACACCCTCTTTATCCTGGAGGAAATTCTGTTCCATTGTGCTCTCCACCTGGAAGGAAGCAAAGTAGCATGAGAAGAAAGAACTGGAAACCTCTATTCCTTTCTCCCATCTCACAAAATCCACAAAGAGGGCTAACTTTCTCTCACTATAACCCCTTAGGTTACATTACATGACAACTCTGCCTGGGCTTTTTAACAGCCTTGTAGGAAGGGCAGTACATTTATTTTTAGGCCCCTTTTACAGAGGAGTGAATTGAGACTCAGAGACATTAAGATTGACTCACATCACTTGGCTAGGAATAAACCAAGCTAGagttttctgtctcttctcccaGGACCAGACTGAAAAACGCAGATAGTTGCCCAGAAATGCACTCCTCTACCTCTAGTTGCGAAATAGCAAATAGGAAGAAACATGGAGAGAAATGAGAAGCAGGCATGATCTCCTAGAATAAGACAGAGGCCCTGTAGGAGGGTTCTGTCATTAGGTTAGATTGTATCTTTCCGCCAGTTATAGCTGACTCCCTTCCAAAGTCTCCCTAACAGCTGCCATTTTTTTCTTACCAGCTTTAGCTGCACTGGTAGGATCTTTTTCTCCATGGATTTTACCAGCAGCTTCTGTTGGGCTTCACttagctctggagaaaaaaagcagaggaagagatgtgtGTTGGTGCAAAGGGAACTACAAGTTCCAAGTGGGTGTACTTCCAGAATTTCAGCATTCACTGATTTATATGTTCACCCACGGTGGAATGCCTGTTCTGGGCCAGGCACCTTTGTTGGCCCAGAAAAAATCATGCTCACTCAAGGAATTTCTCCGCATTCTAGTGGAGAAGACAAAATAACGTGCAATTACAATGTAGGCTGTGACAGGAGCCATAGCTGAGGATCTACTTTGGTCTTGGTGTTTGAGGGCaggtgtcttcttttttttaaaattaattaattaatctgtctgtgctgggtcttagtcgaggcatgtggaatctagttccccgaccagggatcaaacctggaccccctgaattgggagcatggggtcttagccaccaccagggaagctcctaggGCAGCCTTCTTGAAGGAACAAACATCTCAGCTTACATGTGAAGGATCAGAGTGTTTTTCAAAGTGGGACAATGTTTCTTGCAGAGGGAAAAAGAATTCAGGGGTAAGATCAGAAGATGTTATCCTCAGATTAAAGCTATCAGATATTGAAATTAAAGTGATGAGCTTAGAGATATgcagaagttttaaatatatGGCTGATAAAACTAGGATTATTTCCCAACCTCTGTTAGCAAGACTAGGGTATGGCGACCATGTGAATCCTAAGGAATGAAACCAATTTTTTAGAATGAAATATAAACTACTTAACTGCAGTATAATTTGCCTggcatttatttactcattcattcattcaagaattcATTTAGTGACTCATTCCTACTACTGAATAGGTGTATAAATGAAGACCTCATTCCCCACTTACCTGCTAGGGCTCCAAGGAAATAGAGGATGGCGTCCATAGCCCCCTTTGATAGCAGGACATTCTTTGGGAGTGCCTCCAGGGTCTCTTCATGTCCTTTGCCTAAAGCTTCTTCAAGCTGTGGGGAAAGCTGGGTGACTTAGGAGAACATGGGTAGAGCTCCCAGTGCCTGGCGCATGACAGTCCCTTGAGGTGTATTAACTCTCTccatttccttgtttctttttcaagataTCAAGTCCTGAAAAGTATTAGACTCTTGGGTTCCTTGGTCCCTGAGGCTTGGACTCTGGAAAGGAAAGGTCCAGCCCCCTTCCAAAAGAAGGTTCTGCTGGCCTGCTGCCCACCTCTGTCGATCAGGGGGAAGCCTGGGAATCTGCACTGTTTGCCCATCTCCAAAGGGGCACAGGGCACAGTGGCGACCCTGGCAACCTGGGAGGGGGGCACTTGACCAGCCTTGGAGAAGGCATCCACTGCCGACTCCTCTGGCCACTGGCCATCTTCTGCCAGGTCTGTGGGATCCCCCAACAGCTCCCCCACCTCCATgttccctgcatctcctgccatTCCCTTGGGTCCTCAccgtcagctccaggtcttgtagCTCCTTTTTCTTCCCTAGGAGTTTGCTGAGGGAGCTGAGCAGGGAGCTCTTCCCTTCCAGGCTCAGTTTCTCCACTTCCTGGGTCTCCCTTTGAACCTCTTCTTTTAGGGTCCTGAAGTCCTCGTGTACCGCCCCTGTGGCAACAGCAGATGTGGCATCCTCTTCACCACTTCAGTATGTGCGCTCCTGGCGGATCTCCTTCACTCAGCCCTGCTCAGGCCCCCAGGCTCTGCTCCCCCTGAGCTCTGCTCTCAGCTAGAGCCTGGCTTCTTTTTTTGCTTGACCAAGTTACACAGTTATAAAGTTATTCCCTAGACTTGACTTAAGGTGTTGAGTGGGGAGATGGGGAATCGAGGGGTGGGCCAGGACCCACAGTATCATCTAAACCAGGCGTTCATTCCCCCTGAGATTCTAGGCTCCGTCCCAGATCAGTAGACAACTGACTTCCCTTTCTCTAGGACCACCCCCTAAGAGTTGAGAAGGAAGGTCTATTTTCCCTTCTTAAGAGTCAGTTGACAAAGTGATTTTGGTGACTGGGTGAAGACCGGGAGGGGACTGCTCAGAAGTGTGTGCATgctgcatgccaagtcgcttcagccatgtccaactcttcgtgaccctatggactgtagcccaccaggctcctctgtccatggattctccaggcaagaataccggagtgggttaccatgccctcctccaggggatcttcccaacccagggattggacttgCGTGTCTTATGTGTCCTAcgctggcaagcagattctttagcactagcagcacctgggaagccccaagagtaGTGGGTCTAAATCCAGGGACATGGGTCAGCTAGGGATAGCTCGAACCTTGGCCTGCCCCTCTAGGGGCCTGGCATCCTAGGAACATCCAGCCTGCTTTGGAAAGAGTGGGCTTCCTGGAAGTGGCTCCAAGCCCCACCACCAGGGACTCAGCACTTGTCTTCCTCTCCCTTCACCCCAAGGCTACTTCCACTGCCTTCCTGCCAACATGTAGGGAGAAACACAAATTTCCTTACCAACATCAGATGCCTGgataactgaaggaaaaaaaaaatccaattagaaGGCAATCCTCCCAAACAGTAGCCATACCCAGGGAGTGGGACATGAATGGAGGTTAGGAAATACATCCTGTCTCCTGGGATGTCCCAGCTGACTTAAAGATACTCTTGTTCCATTTGTGGGAGGCAGAAATGGGGCAGCAGAGAAGCTAAGGCATTGTGAAAAGGGGCACTTGGATTGAGTTGGCATCACTGTGGCTCAGTGGCTCCCACCCCAGGCTCTGGGCAGCAGAGACGCAGACGTGCATGTGACAGGTTGTTATTACTAAGGCCTTGAGGACAGAGGTCGGAGGCATCTGACCACCTGGGAGTCTTGTCCAAAGACTTTCCCCCTTCCACTGCTTTTTCCTAAGCTATTGGAATCCCTGCCATGTTTCAGAGACAATAGTCTTTCTGAGATCTGCTCTGCCATATTCCTTTTCAGTcccagagagaagggaagaaaaacattAGAGTTTTAAAATCCTATCAAGAAAGTTGCCGTGAAATGACAGGAAACACTGGTGAACTTCTCGTCTTCTGGCTTTTCTGAAGACAGAAACAACACACATATGTCAGCATAAAACCTCTTTGTGCCTTTTTATCTAGAGCAGTTGTCAAGGCAGCTTTATCAGTGATCATTATAAAAACAGAGCTCATCCGCCTCTGCAATTTTGGGAACACACACTGTCTCCAGTATTGCTGCTTCTGATGGTGCCTTCcggtctctttctgtttctcggTCTCTCTTGGGCACATTTCTATGCCtctttctgcctttcctaaagCTGAAGATGGATATTTTTAGAGCCTTGGGAAACAAAACCAGGGGGCTCCTTGGGGGCTTCTGGTATACCCTGTTAGAGGGTGCAGGATGTCAGCAGATAATGTCAGGGGTAGGGAGGAACACGTGGGGAACCAGGAAGCAATTTTTGCTTACCTCCGGGAGGGAAGGTGTGCATGTTATCATTGTAGATGTGTGGGATATCTGTAAGGAACAAGAGCGGGGAGGGCAGAAGGACTTTTAACAGCTGCCCCAACTTTCTTTCTCTGGCCTCAAGCCTATGAACTCTGCTAAAGGCTAAGAACCTGTCTTTGAATACCTCAACATTATCCCCGATCTGTCTCTACGGCTGGAAGtaatcttttcttcctctgtaaatcTTTCCGTATGATATCACTATTTTCTACTTTGCATTCTAGTACTGGtatctgtgtctgtttcctcCATCAGAACCAGACTtctatttttttggccacgtggCATGCCAGATCTGAGTaccctgtccagggatcaaacccaaggccTCTGCAATGGAGGTTCAGAGagttaaccgctggaccaccaggaaactgcTGGCCCCAGAATTCTTGAGAGCAGAGGCTGTGCTTGTTCATCTCTGTACTCCCTTCTCCCTACTAACAAAGGTGCCTAGCTAGCATTCAGGAGATGCTCAGAATCCAGGATTCCTCACTCCCAGAGCAGCCCCTACAGTTCTGTCTGTGGACGTTGGACCACAATACAATACAACCCCTTTACTCCTTCCCCAGTGTTGCCACAAGAGGGGAGCAGGATGCCTTAGGAGTGTGTGGGTAACTCTTGTCTGCAGGGGAAAACATGCTCACCCCACTCATCTTTGCCTTTGACCATCAGCTGTCTCACTCGAAATGCCAGGATGCAGCCCTTGGGGATGGTAACAGCCTCCTTGTGGTTTACGGATCCCTAGGAGTAGACAATGAGGATTTGTGAGTCAGCAGAGATCCTACATGTAAGATGTTGGAAGTGAGGGGGTAAAGGGCAAGTGGAAGGCCAGGCCCAAAAGCCTTTGGGGAGATAAGAAGTTAGGAACCCTTCAGTGCTGTCCCTGATCACCTTTCCATCCAGTGTGGAATGAGCTTCAGAGCTCTTCTGCTCATTTCTGCGGGTCACCCCTTTAATGACCTCTTTCTGTCTTCCGGGTTCAGACACATGAAGGAACTGGGCAGACCTGTTCATCACCTGCCTGCGCGTCCCTGTCCCACTTTAGAGCGTCCATCTAGGCCCTGGTTCCTTCTTCCTCTTGGCCATCTGTCCCATGATCACCTCCTTTAGGAAGCCTTCCATGATTAATCCTTACTCCTGGTGCCAACTCAGCCCTTGAATATTTACACAgtatgttgttattcagttgctaaatcatgactgtctctttgtgatcccatggactgtaacatgccaggctcctctctcctctacTATCGCCCAGAATtcgttcaaattcatgtccattgagtcggtgatgctatctaaccatctcatcctctaccacctcCTTCAaaagccttcaatctttcccagcatcagagtcttttccaatgagtcagctctttgtatcaggtggccaaagtattggagcttcagctttagcatcagtccttcca
This portion of the Bubalus bubalis isolate 160015118507 breed Murrah chromosome 3, NDDB_SH_1, whole genome shotgun sequence genome encodes:
- the GSDMA gene encoding gasdermin-A, translated to MTMFENVTRALTRQLNPRGDLTPLDSLIDFKRFHPFCLVLRKRKSTLFWGARYIRTDYTFLDILEPGSSPSDPTDSGNFGFKNMLDARVEGEVDVPKTVKVKGTAGLSQNSTLEVQTLSVAPKALETLHQERKLMAEHPFLEEMRRRGENLFVVMEVVEAVQEVTLERAGRAEGCFSLPFFAPLGLQGSVNHKEAVTIPKGCILAFRVRQLMVKGKDEWDIPHIYNDNMHTFPPGVIQASDVGAVHEDFRTLKEEVQRETQEVEKLSLEGKSSLLSSLSKLLGKKKELQDLELTLEEALGKGHEETLEALPKNVLLSKGAMDAILYFLGALAELSEAQQKLLVKSMEKKILPVQLKLVESTMEQNFLQDKEGVFPLRPELLSSLGEEELTLTEALVGLSGLEVQRSGPQYTWDPDTLPRLCALYAGLSLLQLLTKAS